The following are from one region of the Candidatus Neomarinimicrobiota bacterium genome:
- a CDS encoding M3 family metallopeptidase, with protein sequence MKRLTLIIGIAGVLLVMCSQPQQNPFFVEYNTPFGVPPFSEIEEEHYMPAFEAGIEEQAKEVEAIASSENAPTFANTIEALERSGELLDKVSNVFYNLTSAHTNDEMQDLAKEVAPNLSSHHDNILLNAQLFDRVKTIYDQRESLELTAEQNKLLEEYHKMFVRGGANLNESDKKKLRKINERLSVLSVQFGDNVLKETNKFELVIDDREDLAGLPDGVISAAAEAAEERGNSNKWVFTTHKPSLIPFLQYSERRDLREKMLKAYINRGNHGNDLDNKEIVREMTTLRIERAKLLGFPTHAHYVLADNMAKEPEQVYELIDQIWEPALERAKEEAENLQALIDEEGGDFELQPWDWWYYAEKVKQQKYAVDDEILRPYFQLENVREGAFMVAKKLYGLTFEERNDIPTYHEDVKVYEVKEADGSHVGILFTDYHPRASKRGGAWMNEYRTQEKLDGDIDPIITNVFNFSEPSGGKPALLTFDEVSTLFHEFGHGLHGLLSDVTYPMLAGTNVPRDFVEMPSQIMENWASEPEVMKQYARHYETGEPIPDALIEKIRKARHFNQGFATVEYLAAAYLDMDWHTLTEPVKQSVNEFEKESMDDIGLIDEIVVRYRSPYFQHIFSGGYSSGYYSYIWAEVLDADAFQAFKENGLFDTETATKFRNNILAKGGTDDPMDLYKSFRGREPGIEPLLKRRGLN encoded by the coding sequence ATGAAACGATTGACGCTAATAATAGGAATAGCAGGAGTGTTACTAGTTATGTGTAGTCAGCCACAGCAAAATCCGTTCTTTGTCGAGTACAACACACCGTTCGGCGTGCCGCCATTTAGTGAAATCGAGGAAGAACACTATATGCCGGCGTTCGAGGCGGGAATCGAGGAGCAGGCCAAAGAGGTGGAGGCTATCGCTTCCTCAGAGAACGCGCCGACCTTCGCTAATACTATCGAGGCACTGGAGCGTTCAGGTGAGTTGCTGGATAAAGTGAGCAACGTCTTCTATAACCTCACCTCGGCGCACACCAACGACGAGATGCAGGATCTCGCCAAAGAAGTGGCTCCCAATCTTTCGTCGCATCATGATAATATTTTACTAAACGCACAGCTGTTTGACCGGGTTAAAACGATCTACGATCAGCGCGAATCCCTGGAACTCACCGCGGAACAAAACAAACTTCTTGAGGAATACCATAAGATGTTCGTGCGAGGGGGCGCAAACCTGAACGAGTCCGACAAAAAGAAACTCCGCAAGATCAACGAGCGGCTCTCGGTGCTTTCGGTACAGTTCGGGGATAACGTTTTAAAAGAGACAAATAAATTCGAACTCGTTATCGACGACCGGGAAGACCTGGCAGGCCTGCCGGACGGCGTCATCAGCGCTGCAGCCGAGGCCGCCGAGGAGCGTGGCAATTCAAATAAGTGGGTGTTTACCACGCACAAGCCGAGCCTGATTCCGTTCCTCCAGTACTCCGAAAGACGAGATCTCCGGGAAAAAATGCTGAAGGCATATATCAACCGTGGGAACCACGGCAACGACCTGGATAACAAGGAAATCGTAAGGGAAATGACCACTCTCCGCATCGAGCGGGCAAAGTTGCTTGGATTTCCGACTCACGCTCACTATGTCCTCGCCGATAACATGGCCAAGGAGCCGGAGCAGGTCTACGAGCTGATTGATCAGATTTGGGAACCTGCGCTGGAGCGCGCCAAAGAGGAAGCCGAAAACCTCCAGGCGCTCATCGACGAGGAAGGCGGGGACTTCGAACTCCAGCCGTGGGATTGGTGGTATTACGCCGAAAAAGTGAAGCAGCAGAAATATGCGGTGGACGACGAGATTCTGCGCCCGTACTTCCAGTTGGAAAACGTCCGTGAGGGCGCCTTCATGGTGGCCAAAAAACTGTACGGCCTCACCTTCGAGGAACGCAATGATATTCCGACCTATCACGAAGATGTGAAGGTTTACGAGGTCAAGGAAGCAGACGGTTCCCACGTGGGAATTCTGTTCACCGATTATCATCCCCGGGCTTCGAAACGCGGCGGGGCCTGGATGAACGAATACCGCACCCAGGAGAAGCTGGACGGCGACATCGATCCGATCATCACCAACGTGTTCAACTTCTCCGAGCCGAGCGGCGGCAAACCGGCGCTTCTGACCTTCGATGAAGTCTCGACACTGTTCCACGAATTTGGCCACGGTCTGCACGGACTCCTTTCGGATGTTACCTATCCGATGCTGGCCGGCACAAATGTTCCCAGAGATTTCGTGGAGATGCCGTCCCAGATTATGGAGAACTGGGCATCCGAGCCTGAAGTGATGAAACAGTATGCCAGGCACTATGAGACCGGCGAACCGATACCGGACGCACTCATCGAAAAAATCCGGAAGGCCCGCCACTTTAACCAGGGATTCGCCACGGTAGAGTATCTGGCCGCGGCGTATCTGGATATGGACTGGCACACCCTCACCGAGCCGGTGAAGCAGAGCGTTAACGAATTCGAGAAGGAATCCATGGATGACATAGGACTCATCGATGAGATAGTTGTCCGGTATCGAAGTCCGTATTTCCAGCACATCTTCTCCGGCGGCTATTCCTCCGGCTATTACAGCTACATCTGGGCGGAAGTACTGGACGCCGATGCGTTTCAGGCGTTCAAAGAGAACGGCCTCTTCGACACGGAAACCGCGACCAAATTCAGGAATAATATCCTGGCAAAGGGCGGCACCGATGATCCCATGGATCTGTATAAAAGTTTCAGGGGACGAGAACCGGGCATCGAACCATTGCTGAAACGGCGGGGATTGAACTAA
- a CDS encoding TIGR00366 family protein, which yields MKLSRFKAPNTFFIIFSLIIVMAALTWVIPGGEYARVEVEGRQLVDPNSFEYVKSNPQGIGAVLMAPIRGFVEAALIIGFVLIVGGAFGIFQKTKAIDAAIKGLAKAQQSSRLIEILTIPLFMLLFSLGGAVFGMSEETIPFVLIFVPLALTLGYDSIVGVAIPFIGAGAGFAGAFLNPFTIGIAQGIAEVPLFSGLQYRFVAWVIITGIAIAFVMIYAARIKKDPEKSVMYEKDEKKRADLDTDEIENFGGLSRRHKGVLWTFAAGMGVLIFGVLTYHWYIEEIAAVFLATGIAVGIVGKLGINDVADAFEDGAKTLVGTAIIIGLARGILVVAQGGHIIDTMLHSLSVIVSDFHPIVASQMMFIVQTFLNFFVPSGSGQAALTMPIMAPLADLVGVTRQTAVLAFQFGDGFSNLIIPTSAVTMGVLMLADIPWEKWAKWILPLEFLFLIAGLLLLVPPFLMGW from the coding sequence ATGAAATTATCCCGCTTCAAAGCGCCAAATACGTTCTTTATTATCTTTTCGCTGATTATTGTAATGGCTGCACTTACATGGGTGATTCCCGGTGGGGAATACGCCCGGGTCGAGGTGGAAGGCCGCCAGCTGGTTGATCCTAATTCCTTCGAATACGTGAAGAGCAATCCCCAGGGGATCGGTGCGGTATTAATGGCGCCCATCCGGGGATTTGTGGAGGCGGCGTTGATTATCGGATTCGTGCTGATAGTCGGCGGCGCGTTCGGAATTTTCCAAAAGACCAAGGCCATCGACGCTGCCATCAAGGGGCTGGCCAAGGCGCAGCAAAGTTCCCGTCTCATAGAGATCCTGACTATCCCACTGTTCATGCTGCTGTTCTCGCTGGGCGGCGCGGTGTTCGGCATGAGCGAGGAGACTATTCCGTTCGTGCTTATATTTGTACCACTGGCACTCACACTGGGCTACGACTCCATCGTCGGTGTAGCCATACCGTTTATCGGCGCCGGCGCCGGATTCGCCGGGGCGTTTCTGAATCCATTCACCATCGGTATTGCCCAGGGAATTGCGGAGGTGCCGCTGTTTTCAGGACTCCAGTATCGATTTGTCGCCTGGGTTATTATCACGGGAATCGCGATTGCCTTTGTGATGATCTATGCCGCTCGGATCAAAAAGGATCCCGAAAAAAGCGTCATGTACGAGAAGGATGAAAAGAAGCGAGCGGATCTGGATACCGATGAAATCGAAAACTTCGGTGGACTGTCCAGGCGACACAAGGGCGTTCTCTGGACGTTCGCTGCCGGTATGGGTGTGCTGATCTTCGGTGTGCTCACCTATCATTGGTACATCGAGGAGATTGCCGCAGTGTTTCTTGCCACCGGGATCGCAGTGGGTATTGTGGGGAAACTCGGCATCAACGATGTGGCGGACGCCTTCGAGGACGGCGCCAAGACGCTGGTTGGGACGGCAATCATCATCGGACTGGCACGGGGTATTTTAGTGGTGGCGCAGGGCGGGCATATCATCGATACCATGCTCCATTCACTCTCAGTAATCGTGAGCGACTTTCACCCGATTGTCGCCTCCCAGATGATGTTCATCGTCCAGACCTTCCTGAATTTCTTCGTTCCTTCCGGCAGCGGGCAGGCTGCGCTCACTATGCCTATCATGGCGCCGCTGGCAGACCTGGTCGGCGTCACCCGGCAGACGGCGGTGCTGGCATTCCAGTTCGGCGACGGATTCAGCAACCTCATTATCCCGACTTCCGCGGTCACCATGGGCGTGCTTATGCTCGCGGACATTCCCTGGGAAAAATGGGCCAAGTGGATTCTTCCGCTGGAGTTCCTGTTCCTGATTGCGGGCTTGCTCCTGCTCGTTCCACCGTTTCTGATGGGATGGTGA